In Geopsychrobacter electrodiphilus DSM 16401, a single window of DNA contains:
- a CDS encoding PAS domain S-box protein, with protein sequence MAEIEQQYKAMFENMAQGAFFVGGDGYPFDVNPAALVMLGLTRDQFMGRVSCDSAWQMITKDGTILGHEHYPSVVALRTGQPVRDFMAGVFVPHRNQYVWLKINAIPVLKESCDRPDQVFVTLHDISRQKRMNEVHAARLLLMQFALSHSLEELLVETLDQLENLTGSTIGFYHFYDETTKIITLKEWSTRTATEFCHMDGLEGHYSLDEAGVWADCVRTRQPIVHNDYAALTHRSDLPEGHASVIRELVVPVKRHDRIVAIMGVGNKPQDYSEADIETVSLFADLAWDIAEHKLADEVLRQSELKFKGLFESSPDAVFLTIPDGRITDCNPAACEMFGWTREEMLQRTRAGILDESDPRLPMGLQERQQAGKVQGYEITAIRKNGEKFPVEVDSVVFDQDNASSRSFVIMRDISARKRAQEELQVYKNITSNSEDLVSLVDRNYRYRMVNEAYLRLHNKSHREIVGHTVVEMIGERAFKEIVKAQIDRCLAGEIVRYQTWIDFPQAGRRCFDLAYTPYVENGSIAGVTVAGRDITEIKKVEEQYQYTQAILQAAMDQSPAGIAIAEAPDGRLSYVNDAGLLIRGSDRQTVVDGVGLDQYVASWQLLDLDGRPLTTDEVPLARAVLFGETCHREFIIRRDQGDDHIVSANAAPIKNEAGEVTAAIVVFTDITEQKHAEGQTRNLTQRLLLATSSAKLGIWDWDIPENSMIWDERMFELYGIRPEESPNNVDAWMNGLHPEDKEAAVAACQAAVNGGPEFDTAFRVCHPDGKVRHLKANALVVRGADGQAERMIGINADITDQKLAENERERLESQLLQAQKIESIGQLAGGVAHDFNNMLGVILGHAEMALRKEGQGKCVTTNLEQIRLAAKRSADLTRQLLTFARKQTITPKILDLNDTVAGTLKMLQRLIGENIRLSWSPKSDLWTTKVDPSQMDQILANLCVNARDAIAGSGNISIQTGNASIDKAYCMARPYELYPGDYVQLSVSDDGCGMPKEVQDHIFEPFFTTKEIGYGTGLGLATVYGAVKQNHGFITLYSEPGVGTTFNIYFPREMDAAETPASPQEQELAGGTETILLVEDDEMLLQMGMVMLEGCGYQVLPASSAGAALALVQKHPGAIALLISDVIMPGMNGRELSEKILALHPEIKVLFVSGYTADIISKQGIVDNYIHFLQKPVSLETFAGKVREVLDQI encoded by the coding sequence ATGGCCGAAATTGAACAGCAATATAAGGCTATGTTCGAGAACATGGCTCAAGGTGCATTTTTTGTCGGAGGCGATGGATATCCCTTCGATGTCAATCCGGCCGCGCTGGTGATGCTCGGACTAACCCGTGACCAGTTTATGGGGCGCGTCTCCTGTGATTCTGCCTGGCAAATGATAACCAAGGATGGGACCATCCTTGGTCATGAACACTACCCCTCAGTAGTTGCGCTGCGAACCGGACAGCCCGTGCGCGATTTCATGGCCGGGGTCTTTGTTCCACACCGCAACCAATATGTCTGGCTGAAAATCAACGCCATTCCCGTACTCAAAGAGTCCTGTGACAGACCCGATCAGGTGTTCGTGACTCTTCATGATATCTCGAGGCAGAAAAGGATGAATGAGGTCCATGCTGCGCGTCTTCTTCTGATGCAGTTTGCCTTATCCCACTCTCTTGAAGAACTGCTCGTCGAGACTCTTGATCAATTGGAGAACCTCACGGGCAGCACGATCGGCTTCTACCATTTCTACGATGAGACTACAAAAATCATTACCCTCAAGGAATGGTCCACCAGAACGGCAACAGAGTTTTGCCATATGGACGGGCTGGAAGGGCATTACAGTCTCGATGAGGCCGGTGTCTGGGCGGACTGTGTGCGAACCCGCCAGCCAATTGTTCACAATGATTATGCCGCGCTCACTCATCGAAGTGACCTCCCCGAGGGGCATGCTTCGGTGATTCGAGAACTGGTCGTGCCAGTCAAACGCCATGATCGAATTGTGGCCATCATGGGCGTTGGCAATAAACCCCAAGATTATTCTGAAGCGGATATTGAAACAGTTTCCCTGTTCGCCGATCTGGCCTGGGATATCGCCGAGCATAAACTCGCTGATGAGGTGTTGAGGCAAAGTGAGCTGAAGTTTAAGGGGCTTTTTGAGAGCAGTCCCGACGCGGTCTTCTTGACCATACCCGATGGACGGATCACCGATTGCAACCCCGCCGCCTGCGAAATGTTTGGATGGACAAGAGAGGAGATGCTTCAGCGTACCCGTGCCGGGATTCTTGATGAGAGTGACCCACGACTCCCTATGGGTCTTCAAGAGCGGCAGCAAGCAGGGAAAGTGCAGGGCTATGAAATTACCGCAATTCGCAAAAACGGTGAAAAATTCCCCGTCGAAGTGGATTCGGTAGTTTTCGACCAGGATAATGCCTCATCTCGATCTTTTGTCATAATGCGGGATATCTCCGCCCGTAAACGGGCACAGGAGGAATTGCAGGTTTACAAAAATATCACCTCAAATTCCGAAGATCTTGTGTCGCTGGTTGACCGTAACTACCGTTACCGGATGGTCAATGAGGCCTACCTCCGGTTACACAACAAATCTCACCGGGAAATCGTCGGGCATACCGTTGTCGAGATGATAGGCGAGAGGGCTTTTAAGGAGATTGTTAAAGCGCAGATAGATCGCTGCCTGGCTGGAGAGATCGTCCGCTACCAGACCTGGATTGATTTCCCCCAGGCAGGCAGACGATGTTTCGATCTCGCATATACTCCCTATGTTGAAAATGGCTCAATAGCGGGTGTTACAGTTGCCGGACGAGACATCACTGAAATAAAAAAGGTCGAAGAACAATATCAATACACCCAGGCAATTCTACAGGCAGCCATGGACCAGAGTCCTGCCGGTATTGCCATTGCTGAAGCGCCAGATGGCCGTTTGAGCTATGTCAACGATGCGGGACTGTTGATCCGGGGTAGTGACCGGCAAACCGTGGTAGATGGGGTCGGCCTGGATCAGTACGTGGCGAGTTGGCAACTGCTTGATCTGGACGGAAGGCCGTTAACAACAGATGAAGTGCCCCTGGCTCGGGCGGTCCTGTTCGGTGAAACCTGCCACCGGGAATTCATCATTCGCCGCGACCAGGGTGATGACCATATCGTTTCGGCCAATGCCGCCCCGATCAAGAATGAAGCTGGTGAAGTGACGGCAGCCATCGTCGTCTTCACAGATATCACCGAACAAAAACACGCCGAAGGGCAGACCCGAAACCTTACCCAACGTCTGCTTCTCGCTACCTCATCAGCGAAATTGGGAATCTGGGACTGGGACATCCCCGAGAACAGCATGATCTGGGACGAGCGGATGTTTGAGCTGTACGGAATTCGCCCCGAGGAGTCGCCTAATAATGTTGATGCCTGGATGAATGGTCTCCACCCGGAAGATAAAGAGGCCGCCGTTGCAGCCTGTCAGGCTGCCGTGAACGGCGGACCGGAGTTCGACACTGCATTCCGCGTCTGCCATCCCGATGGAAAGGTCAGGCATTTGAAGGCCAACGCTTTGGTTGTCAGGGGAGCCGATGGCCAGGCAGAGCGCATGATCGGTATCAACGCAGATATAACCGACCAGAAACTGGCGGAGAACGAACGTGAGCGGCTGGAAAGTCAGCTTCTTCAGGCGCAGAAAATTGAATCCATCGGCCAGCTCGCAGGCGGGGTCGCCCATGATTTTAATAACATGTTGGGCGTGATTTTAGGTCATGCGGAAATGGCCCTGAGAAAAGAGGGCCAGGGTAAGTGCGTAACCACTAACCTTGAGCAGATTCGTCTGGCCGCTAAACGTTCCGCAGATTTAACCCGGCAACTGTTGACCTTTGCCCGCAAGCAGACTATTACCCCTAAAATTCTCGATTTAAATGATACGGTGGCGGGAACGCTCAAAATGCTGCAGCGCTTGATTGGCGAGAATATCCGCCTCTCCTGGAGCCCGAAATCCGACCTCTGGACAACCAAGGTCGATCCCTCCCAGATGGATCAAATCCTGGCCAACCTCTGCGTTAATGCCCGTGATGCGATCGCTGGTAGTGGCAACATCAGCATTCAGACCGGCAATGCCTCCATCGATAAAGCTTATTGCATGGCACGCCCCTATGAACTTTATCCCGGGGATTATGTCCAGCTCTCCGTCAGCGATGATGGATGTGGCATGCCCAAGGAGGTTCAGGATCACATCTTTGAACCATTTTTTACCACCAAGGAAATTGGTTACGGGACGGGTCTGGGTCTGGCTACAGTCTATGGTGCCGTAAAGCAGAATCATGGATTTATCACTCTTTACAGTGAGCCCGGGGTTGGGACGACATTTAATATCTACTTCCCGCGCGAGATGGACGCCGCCGAAACGCCAGCAAGTCCACAAGAGCAAGAACTCGCGGGTGGAACTGAAACCATTCTGTTGGTGGAAGATGATGAGATGTTGCTTCAAATGGGGATGGTCATGCTGGAAGGCTGTGGGTATCAGGTTCTTCCGGCGTCATCGGCAGGGGCTGCTCTGGCTTTGGTCCAAAAACACCCTGGTGCGATTGCTCTCCTGATTTCGGACGTGATCATGCCTGGAATGAATGGCAGGGAATTGTCTGAGAAAATACTGGCCCTTCATCCAGAAATTAAAGTCTTATTCGTTTCAGGGTACACCGCAGATATTATTTCCAAACAAGGGATCGTCGATAATTATATCCACTTTCTTCAAAAACCTGTCTCCCTGGAGACATTTGCTGGAAAAGTGAGGGAGGTTCTCGATCAAATTTGA
- a CDS encoding IS30 family transposase yields the protein MHYTQLTREERYQISALKTAGQSKAQMAKVLGRHKSTIGREMARNCGLRGYRPKQADGLAVSRRQEKVTCRITRESWARVEQLTREYWSPEQVSYWLRQEECLHVSPEWIYQYVLRDKRAGGDIYRYLRCQKQRKKRYGAPDRRGQLKGRVSIDERPEVVNERSRVGDWEADTVIGKQGSAVLVTLVERKTRWSMIGKAPDRTAKKVRAVIVKRLLPLASHVKTLTYDNGKEFALHLDIDEMLQSSGYFAHPYHSWERGLNENTNGLIRQFFPKGKDLAEVTDEEIQRVMNKLNNRPRKCLGFKTPNQVFFGINPPVALAN from the coding sequence ATGCACTACACACAGCTTACCCGAGAAGAAAGATATCAGATTTCCGCCTTGAAAACAGCCGGTCAATCGAAGGCGCAAATGGCCAAGGTTCTTGGCCGCCATAAATCCACCATTGGCCGGGAGATGGCACGCAATTGTGGGTTGAGAGGCTACAGACCCAAGCAGGCTGATGGTCTTGCTGTAAGTCGTCGTCAGGAAAAGGTCACTTGCCGTATCACTCGCGAGTCCTGGGCGCGCGTCGAGCAGTTGACCCGCGAATACTGGAGTCCAGAGCAGGTCAGCTATTGGCTGCGGCAGGAAGAATGTCTCCATGTTAGTCCCGAGTGGATTTATCAATATGTTCTTCGTGACAAGCGGGCTGGTGGTGACATCTACCGATATCTGCGCTGTCAGAAACAACGTAAAAAGCGTTACGGTGCGCCAGATCGTCGTGGCCAGCTCAAAGGGCGCGTTTCGATCGACGAACGACCAGAGGTGGTCAACGAACGGAGTCGAGTCGGTGATTGGGAAGCCGATACGGTCATTGGCAAACAAGGCAGCGCTGTTTTGGTTACCCTCGTGGAACGCAAGACCCGTTGGAGCATGATTGGCAAGGCACCCGATCGGACAGCAAAAAAGGTTCGGGCTGTCATAGTGAAACGATTACTACCGCTGGCCTCACACGTGAAAACGTTGACTTACGACAACGGGAAAGAGTTTGCCTTGCATCTGGACATTGACGAGATGCTTCAGTCTAGCGGTTATTTTGCGCACCCTTATCATTCGTGGGAACGCGGCTTAAACGAGAACACCAATGGCCTTATTCGCCAGTTCTTCCCAAAAGGCAAGGATCTCGCTGAAGTGACTGACGAAGAGATTCAGAGAGTGATGAACAAACTCAACAACCGCCCCAGAAAATGCCTTGGATTTAAAACCCCCAATCAGGTATTTTTTGGAATCAATCCACCGGTTGCACTAGCGAATTGA
- a CDS encoding carbon-nitrogen hydrolase family protein codes for MEVRSGDNLEAMKAQLERTMARYPWVQMVLFGELCAFGPDIARAQPMPGAAEQYFCALAQEYGIWLIPGSFNELSGDIVYNTAPVISPAGAVVTRHRKIYPFLPYEKGIAGGTECTVFDIPEVGRFGLSICYDMWFPETTRSMVAMGAEVILHPTMTNTSDRELELSIARTSAAVNQCYFCDVNNVGELGYGRSVIVGPEGDVIYQAQSGPETIVFEIDLKRVRRVRERGLLGLGQPLKSFRDALVRYPIYTQNAATDCALKNLGPLELPRRERK; via the coding sequence ATGGAGGTCCGCTCAGGGGATAACCTTGAAGCGATGAAAGCTCAACTTGAGCGCACCATGGCACGTTATCCCTGGGTGCAGATGGTCCTGTTTGGCGAACTTTGTGCTTTTGGCCCGGATATAGCCCGAGCACAGCCTATGCCGGGTGCCGCAGAACAATATTTCTGCGCTTTAGCCCAAGAGTATGGTATCTGGCTAATTCCCGGGTCGTTTAACGAACTGTCGGGTGACATCGTCTACAACACTGCACCGGTTATTAGCCCGGCCGGTGCAGTGGTGACCAGGCATCGAAAGATCTATCCTTTTTTGCCTTATGAAAAAGGGATCGCAGGTGGAACTGAATGTACGGTTTTCGATATCCCTGAGGTTGGACGCTTCGGCCTGTCGATCTGTTATGACATGTGGTTCCCTGAAACAACCCGAAGCATGGTCGCAATGGGTGCAGAGGTCATTCTACATCCGACCATGACCAACACCTCGGACCGGGAACTGGAACTTTCTATCGCCAGAACCAGTGCCGCGGTAAATCAATGCTATTTCTGTGATGTCAACAATGTCGGCGAACTCGGATACGGCCGTTCGGTAATCGTTGGTCCCGAAGGGGATGTAATTTACCAGGCGCAATCAGGTCCAGAAACAATTGTCTTCGAAATTGATTTAAAGCGAGTGCGTCGGGTGCGCGAGCGGGGCCTGCTGGGACTGGGGCAGCCACTTAAAAGTTTTCGAGATGCTCTGGTTAGATATCCAATCTACACGCAAAATGCGGCGACAGATTGCGCATTGAAAAATCTTGGGCCACTCGAATTGCCGCGTCGGGAGCGAAAATGA
- a CDS encoding ABC transporter ATP-binding protein: protein MTALLNVTDLKKTFETKKGVVTAVEDVSFVVESGKTLALVGESGCGKSTVAQTLLHLLKPDGGKVIFEGVDLANMGNKTMRKLRQNMSIVFQNPYSSLNPKMRVFKIVGEPLQTAYKIRGQALRERVEQLLCDVGLGPQHMDRYPHEFSGGQRQRIAIARALALEPKLLILDEPTAALDVSVQAQVLNLLLDLQDKTGISYLFISHDLATVEYIADEIVVMYLGRIVEQGPVPEIFSAPQHPYTKALLTAIPTIDLKKRGKLQPLTGEIPSPLNRPVGCAFQTRCPKVQDHCRKVVPVCVSNGTSRSVACFYPLSKEASQ, encoded by the coding sequence ATGACAGCCTTACTCAATGTTACTGACCTTAAAAAGACTTTTGAAACGAAGAAAGGGGTCGTCACGGCCGTTGAGGATGTCTCTTTTGTGGTCGAGAGTGGCAAAACCCTTGCCTTGGTCGGCGAATCAGGTTGCGGCAAAAGCACCGTTGCTCAGACCCTGCTGCATCTCCTTAAGCCCGATGGTGGCAAAGTGATTTTTGAAGGTGTTGATCTGGCAAATATGGGCAACAAGACCATGCGCAAGTTACGCCAGAACATGAGCATCGTATTTCAAAATCCTTATTCGTCGCTCAATCCGAAGATGCGAGTTTTCAAGATCGTTGGTGAACCGCTGCAAACGGCTTACAAGATACGTGGACAGGCCTTGCGTGAACGGGTTGAACAATTGCTCTGCGATGTCGGGCTGGGGCCGCAGCACATGGATCGCTACCCGCATGAATTCTCGGGCGGTCAGCGCCAGCGCATCGCAATTGCCCGTGCTCTGGCCTTAGAGCCGAAGCTGTTGATTCTCGATGAACCGACGGCCGCCCTTGATGTTTCTGTTCAGGCTCAGGTTCTTAACCTGCTCCTTGATCTGCAGGATAAAACCGGCATCAGTTATCTGTTCATCTCCCATGATTTGGCAACCGTCGAATATATCGCTGACGAAATTGTCGTCATGTATCTGGGGCGGATTGTTGAGCAGGGGCCAGTTCCCGAGATTTTCAGTGCACCGCAGCACCCCTACACCAAGGCTTTGCTGACGGCGATCCCTACCATTGATCTGAAAAAGCGCGGCAAGTTACAACCCTTGACCGGGGAGATTCCCAGCCCCCTGAATCGACCGGTTGGCTGTGCCTTTCAAACCCGTTGCCCCAAGGTTCAGGATCACTGCCGCAAAGTGGTCCCGGTGTGTGTATCAAACGGCACCAGCCGTTCGGTCGCATGTTTTTATCCATTGTCAAAAGAGGCGAGTCAATGA
- a CDS encoding ABC transporter ATP-binding protein translates to MSEPILEINDLYVDFPGLERTVQAVRGCSLRIEKGTVLGLVGESGSGKSITAQTCLGLLPQSARVRGDVKVTGIQAVHATPKELFRLRGGVASMIFQNPATSMNPFFTVGRQMVEALNCHLPGDKAEIHQAVIESLQMVHMPDPKLVFNRYPHQMSGGQLQRVMIAMAIACRPQLLIADEPTTALDVTIQAQIICLLREMVDTLGLTVLFITHDLGVVASLCDRVAVMYAGQVVESGSLEKVFESAAHPYTAKLLQTVPALGGNDHRLDYIRGNVPDMAFPPSGCAFHERCERAQERCTQQMPATQGLTQGSTVRCHYPKRDVSPKNTANIGGTA, encoded by the coding sequence ATGAGTGAGCCCATTCTTGAAATCAACGATCTTTATGTCGATTTCCCCGGCCTCGAACGAACTGTTCAGGCCGTGCGGGGCTGTTCCCTGAGGATCGAAAAAGGGACCGTTCTCGGGCTGGTTGGCGAATCCGGGAGTGGCAAATCGATTACCGCGCAAACCTGCCTGGGCCTTCTGCCCCAATCGGCTCGGGTCAGGGGGGATGTCAAGGTCACCGGTATTCAGGCAGTTCACGCCACCCCAAAGGAACTCTTCCGTTTGCGGGGCGGGGTTGCCTCAATGATCTTTCAGAATCCGGCAACCTCGATGAATCCGTTCTTTACGGTGGGGCGACAGATGGTGGAAGCCCTGAACTGTCATCTGCCAGGCGATAAAGCGGAAATTCATCAAGCCGTGATTGAGTCCCTGCAGATGGTTCACATGCCCGATCCGAAGTTGGTGTTCAACCGGTATCCGCATCAAATGTCGGGCGGTCAACTCCAGCGGGTGATGATTGCCATGGCCATCGCCTGCCGTCCGCAGTTACTGATTGCCGATGAACCAACCACCGCACTGGACGTCACCATCCAGGCGCAGATCATCTGTTTGTTGCGCGAGATGGTCGACACCCTCGGCTTGACGGTGCTCTTTATCACCCATGATCTGGGCGTCGTTGCTTCACTCTGTGACCGGGTGGCGGTGATGTATGCCGGTCAGGTGGTCGAAAGCGGTTCCTTGGAAAAGGTCTTTGAGTCGGCGGCTCATCCTTATACCGCAAAACTGCTGCAAACCGTACCGGCGCTCGGCGGTAACGATCATCGTCTGGATTATATCCGTGGCAATGTCCCCGATATGGCGTTTCCTCCCTCGGGTTGTGCGTTCCATGAGCGTTGCGAGAGGGCACAAGAGCGCTGCACGCAGCAGATGCCGGCGACGCAAGGATTAACCCAAGGTTCAACTGTTCGTTGTCACTATCCGAAGCGTGATGTCTCCCCCAAGAACACTGCAAACATTGGAGGGACAGCATGA
- a CDS encoding ABC transporter permease, whose translation MSMTEVAPAVFVRASGMRKLTYFASQHLLFVVGVAIFCAVALCAVLAPWLAPYDPHAINFSDKLMAPGMRHFMGTDALGRDLFSRVLFGAQKSLMIGVVVLAVSMVIGVPIGLLAGYFGGKVDTLLMRFSDIFLAFPPLLLPIAITAALGSGLTNAMLALAISWFPWYARIMRGSVMTVKRNLYIDSARAMGVGHIRIMLRHALPNSLTPSIVQASMDFGYAILAAASLSFIGIGAKPPTIEWGLMVALSRSKFLDYWWTAAAPGLAIFLTVLSINLVGDGIRDMLDPKHRGEHL comes from the coding sequence ATGAGTATGACTGAAGTCGCACCCGCTGTTTTTGTCCGCGCGAGCGGGATGCGTAAGCTGACTTATTTTGCTTCGCAGCATCTCCTGTTTGTCGTCGGTGTGGCGATATTTTGCGCGGTAGCTCTCTGTGCCGTTCTGGCTCCGTGGCTGGCACCCTACGATCCGCACGCTATTAATTTCAGTGATAAGTTGATGGCTCCCGGAATGCGCCACTTCATGGGCACTGATGCCTTGGGGCGCGATCTGTTTTCCCGCGTCCTCTTTGGGGCTCAGAAGTCGTTGATGATCGGAGTGGTTGTGCTGGCGGTCTCTATGGTGATCGGGGTTCCCATTGGTTTGCTTGCTGGTTATTTCGGCGGGAAAGTCGATACCCTCCTGATGCGGTTCTCCGATATTTTTCTTGCCTTTCCACCCCTGTTGCTGCCGATTGCAATTACCGCCGCCCTGGGGAGCGGATTGACCAATGCCATGCTGGCGTTGGCGATCTCCTGGTTTCCCTGGTACGCACGAATTATGCGTGGCTCGGTGATGACGGTGAAACGCAACCTATATATCGATTCCGCCCGTGCCATGGGAGTAGGGCATATCCGTATTATGTTGCGACATGCCCTGCCAAATTCGTTGACCCCATCAATCGTTCAGGCCTCGATGGATTTTGGTTACGCCATTCTGGCGGCAGCCTCTCTTAGTTTTATCGGGATTGGTGCTAAGCCTCCAACGATCGAATGGGGATTGATGGTGGCCCTGTCGCGCTCCAAGTTTCTCGACTATTGGTGGACAGCTGCGGCCCCCGGCTTGGCCATCTTCCTGACGGTGTTGTCGATCAATCTGGTGGGTGATGGCATTCGTGACATGCTCGATCCAAAACATCGGGGAGAGCATTTATGA
- a CDS encoding ABC transporter permease — MLAYIGRRLLMMVGILIGVVAVTFALSHILPGSPVELMLGHRPTPEQIEAAKRALGLDQPMWQQFYNYLVAALQGDFGTSLRSGQPVLSEIGARMAATFELTTLAVIIVVIVGVPLGVLSAVKQNSMVDHAGRSISIAGVALPVFLIGMMLQMLFYGQLGWFPLQGRINSEVMLDYPFHNTTGLYLIDSFLSGQWVALLSSFQHLVLPVLTLAIASLAVVTRITRNTMIEVLGEDYIKTALAYGIPLRKIHYRFAFKATMIPMLTVIGLTYGFMLGGSVVVEYVFDWPGLGSYVVGAITKNDFPSVMGVTLFLATLYLSINLIVDLLYYVVDPRLRAS; from the coding sequence TTGCTCGCATATATCGGTCGACGCTTATTGATGATGGTCGGAATTTTGATCGGTGTGGTTGCAGTCACGTTTGCGCTGAGTCACATCCTGCCGGGTTCTCCGGTTGAACTGATGCTGGGGCATCGGCCAACCCCGGAACAGATCGAAGCGGCGAAAAGGGCCTTGGGTCTCGATCAACCGATGTGGCAGCAGTTTTACAACTATCTGGTTGCTGCATTACAGGGTGATTTTGGTACCAGCCTACGCTCTGGTCAGCCAGTCTTGAGTGAAATTGGCGCCCGCATGGCCGCCACCTTTGAACTGACAACTTTGGCGGTCATTATCGTGGTCATAGTCGGGGTCCCATTGGGGGTTCTCTCGGCAGTCAAACAGAACTCAATGGTTGATCATGCGGGTCGCTCTATCTCCATCGCCGGGGTGGCTCTGCCGGTCTTTCTTATCGGGATGATGCTGCAGATGTTGTTTTACGGCCAACTCGGCTGGTTTCCACTGCAGGGGCGTATCAACAGCGAGGTGATGCTCGATTATCCCTTTCATAATACCACTGGTCTCTATCTCATCGACTCCTTCTTATCAGGTCAATGGGTGGCACTGCTCAGTTCTTTTCAACATCTGGTATTGCCGGTGCTGACTTTGGCGATTGCTTCACTGGCGGTGGTTACCCGGATTACGCGTAACACTATGATCGAGGTATTGGGTGAGGACTATATCAAGACCGCTCTCGCCTATGGGATTCCGCTACGTAAAATTCATTATCGTTTTGCCTTCAAAGCAACCATGATTCCCATGCTGACGGTTATCGGTCTGACTTATGGTTTTATGCTTGGAGGGTCGGTAGTAGTTGAGTACGTTTTCGATTGGCCGGGTCTGGGCAGCTATGTGGTCGGCGCAATAACTAAAAATGATTTCCCCTCGGTGATGGGCGTAACCCTGTTTCTTGCGACCCTGTATCTCAGCATCAATCTGATCGTCGACCTGCTCTATTATGTTGTCGATCCACGTTTAAGGGCTTCTTGA
- a CDS encoding ABC transporter substrate-binding protein, producing the protein MLSLRKLFFGVFALVAVLGMSGNVFAAPAKNTVTYAMYADMKDWDPAIAFSMEVVMLVNVYEPLLWYNPPGSKDQFTPALATDWSVSEDGLVWTFNLRKGVKFHDGEPMNAAAAKFSIERTMAMKKGAYYIWSGVTEITAPSEYTLVIKTKNPLPIDLIASSQYGSYIYSPKAAEKGTDWFNLGNDAGTGPYYVRQWVKGQHVVLEKNADYWGGWRKDNFDRVLLKVVNENATQVQMLKSGEADFISLVPADAVATLNKQPGITAEAVASWKNSQFLINTKIYPTDNKRFRQALTHLWDYKTVVQDIYAGQAEVAKGVIPASLWGHNPNLKTPDFDPAKALKLLQESGIPKKDWKVTMAYIGTSEEYKNSALLFQEISRQVGLTVELIPGEWGVLWSNAKKLDTAPNLQSMTWWPTYPTPNDWLTGLFHTEKKTLFNLSHYSNPVYDKLIDDGAALEGSDRAQAIANYEKAQQILIDDATAIFYADIKKRIARRSNISGLVVNPAYDGVFFYQLSRK; encoded by the coding sequence ATGCTGAGTTTACGAAAGTTGTTTTTTGGAGTTTTTGCTCTGGTTGCAGTATTGGGCATGTCGGGGAACGTTTTTGCCGCTCCGGCGAAAAATACGGTGACCTATGCAATGTATGCCGATATGAAAGACTGGGATCCTGCAATTGCCTTTTCCATGGAAGTGGTGATGCTGGTTAACGTTTATGAGCCACTACTCTGGTACAACCCGCCAGGCTCCAAGGACCAATTCACTCCGGCACTGGCAACCGATTGGTCGGTCAGCGAAGATGGACTCGTCTGGACCTTCAACCTGCGCAAAGGCGTTAAATTTCACGATGGGGAGCCGATGAATGCCGCCGCTGCCAAGTTCTCGATTGAGCGCACCATGGCCATGAAGAAGGGTGCTTATTACATCTGGTCTGGCGTCACTGAAATCACCGCTCCCAGCGAGTACACCTTGGTGATTAAAACCAAGAATCCGCTACCGATCGACCTGATCGCCTCTTCACAGTACGGTAGCTACATTTATTCGCCCAAGGCCGCAGAGAAAGGCACCGATTGGTTCAATCTTGGCAACGATGCCGGTACCGGTCCCTATTACGTGCGTCAATGGGTCAAGGGGCAGCATGTCGTTCTGGAAAAGAATGCCGATTATTGGGGTGGCTGGAGAAAGGATAACTTTGATCGGGTTCTGTTGAAGGTTGTTAACGAAAATGCCACTCAGGTGCAGATGCTAAAATCAGGGGAAGCAGACTTTATCTCTCTGGTTCCGGCCGATGCTGTTGCTACGCTGAACAAGCAGCCCGGGATTACGGCAGAGGCTGTTGCCTCCTGGAAAAATTCACAGTTCCTGATCAACACCAAAATTTACCCGACCGACAACAAGAGGTTCCGTCAGGCGCTGACGCATCTTTGGGATTATAAGACAGTTGTGCAGGATATTTATGCCGGACAAGCTGAAGTTGCTAAAGGGGTGATCCCGGCCAGTCTCTGGGGGCACAACCCCAATCTGAAGACGCCGGATTTCGATCCCGCCAAAGCGCTGAAGCTGTTGCAAGAGTCGGGAATTCCGAAAAAGGACTGGAAGGTTACCATGGCCTATATCGGCACCTCTGAAGAGTATAAAAACTCTGCTCTGCTGTTTCAGGAGATAAGTCGTCAGGTCGGCTTGACGGTTGAGTTGATTCCTGGCGAATGGGGTGTCCTCTGGTCGAATGCGAAAAAACTGGACACCGCTCCCAATCTGCAGTCGATGACCTGGTGGCCGACCTATCCGACGCCCAACGATTGGCTGACGGGACTGTTTCACACCGAGAAGAAGACGCTTTTCAACCTGTCGCACTATTCCAATCCGGTTTACGACAAGTTGATCGATGACGGTGCCGCGCTAGAAGGTTCGGACCGGGCCCAAGCGATCGCCAACTATGAAAAGGCGCAACAAATCTTGATCGATGACGCAACAGCGATCTTCTATGCCGATATCAAGAAACGCATTGCGCGGCGGAGTAATATCAGCGGTTTAGTGGTTAATCCCGCCTATGACGGTGTGTTCTTTTATCAGTTGTCGCGCAAGTAA